A single region of the Ahaetulla prasina isolate Xishuangbanna chromosome 13, ASM2864084v1, whole genome shotgun sequence genome encodes:
- the KBTBD13 gene encoding kelch repeat and BTB domain-containing protein 13, with translation MQSQLVDRVRIQVEDTCFSVDKELLVEHSEYFRALFQSGMKESTQQEIRIRNLSAAGFCVLLKVLEGDHPLLSCEENLKAVECASFLQVTTLAKYLIASINSDNCIILYQAAAMFGLLDLFHKAALYIRDSYSDLEEYLDCLSPDLLDYIESLLPSRFVAVGAHTPTFEFLEDVSRSVCYLDEETNTWRTLSYLPLTASTFLAGMTTLDNKIYIVGGVYGYNKQIVDQSFCYDPVTNVWSEFPSPQQLRYDITLTALEDTLYAIGGEFEKTPLKSVEKFNLSTNKWDFLSDLPQPAAAVPCAQAMGRIFVCLWKPLDTTIVYEYLPQKDEWLPISTLTRPQSYGHCMVSHRDNLYIMRNGPFDDFLRCMIDRFNLTTMQWTSLPGQYMNSKGALFTAVIKGDTIYTVNKMLTLLYTIEDSTWKFKKEKAGFPRSGSLQTFLLRFPRTDHSIAT, from the coding sequence ATGCAATCCCAGCTCGTGGATCGTGTTCGGATCCAGGTGGAAGACACCTGTTTCTCGGTGGACAAGGAACTTCTGGTGGAACACAGTGAATATTTCCGTGCTCTCTTCCAGTCTGGCATGAAGGAAAGTACTCAACAGGAGATCCGGATCAGGAACCTGAGCGCCGCTGGATTTTGCGTCCTGTTAAAAGTTCTGGAAGGGGACCATCCTCTGCTGAGCTGCGAGGAGAATCTCAAGGCGGTGGAATGCGCCTCCTTCTTGCAGGTGACAACCCTGGCCAAGTATCTGATTGCGTCCATCAATTCTGACAACTGCATCATCTTGTACCAAGCTGCAGCAATGTTTGGCCTTCTGGACCTTTTCCACAAAGCCGCCCTCTACATCAGAGATAGTTATTCCGATCTGGAGGAATATCTGGACTGCCTTTCTCCAGATCTTTTGGATTACATCGAGTCTCTTCTCCCTAGCCGCTTTGTGGCGGTGGGAGCTCACACACCCACCTTTGAGTTCTTGGAGGACGTCTCGCGCTCCGTTTGCTACCTGGATGAGGAAACCAACACCTGGAGGACCCTTTCGTACTTGCCGCTCACCGCCAGCACCTTTCTAGCTGGCATGACGACCCTGGATAACAAAATTTACATTGTGGGTGGAGTCTACGGATACAACAAGCAGATTGTGGACCAAAGCTTTTGCTACGATCCAGTAACCAACGTCTGGAGTGAATTTCCTAGCCCTCAGCAACTTCGGTACGATATCACCTTGACAGCCCTGGAAGATACTCTTTATGCCATTGGTGGTGAATTTGAGAAGACGCCGCTGAAATCAGTAGAAAAATTCAACCTGTCCACCAACAAGTGGGACTTCCTGTCGGATTTGCCTCAGCCAGCAGCGGCTGTACCCTGTGCCCAAGCCATGGGACGGATCTTTGTCTGTTTGTGGAAGCCTCTGGACACCACGATTGTCTATGAGTATCTGCCCCAGAAGGATGAATGGCTTCCCATCTCGACCCTGACTCGGCCTCAGAGTTATGGCCACTGTATGGTGTCTCACAGGGACAATCTCTACATCATGCGCAATGGGCCTTTTGATGACTTCCTGCGATGTATGATAGACCGCTTCAATCTCACGACGATGCAATGGACTTCTTTACCTGGCCAGTACATGAACAGCAAAGGAGCGCTCTTCACCGCCGTCATCAAAGGGGACACGATTTATACGGTCAACAAGATGTTGACCTTGCTGTACACCATAGAGGACAGCACGTGGAAGTTCAAAAAGGAGAAAGCAGGCTTCCCAAGAAGTGGGTCTCTGCAAACCTTTCTTCTCAGGTTTCCGAGAACAGATCACAGTATCGCCACGTAA